From Rana temporaria chromosome 7, aRanTem1.1, whole genome shotgun sequence, the proteins below share one genomic window:
- the LOC120944952 gene encoding galectin-1-like produces the protein MATKIRLGSQVEVEGFIPHGCKRFFINMGKDSNNKVIHFDVRFDYLADQRKIVLNSMKDGVRGSEQREGFFPFQEGSDTKVSFTFENDKIIIQLPSGNPLSFPIRFPITDITFVSVVELETKSITLK, from the exons ATGGCAACTAAA ATTAGACTCGGTTCCCAGGTGGAGGTGGAGGGCTTCATCCCACATGGCTGTAAAAG gtttttcataaaCATGGGAAAAGATTCTAATAATAAAGTGATACACTTCGACGTTCGATTTGATTATCTTGCAGACCAGCGCAAGATAGTCTTGAACTCAATGAAGGACGGTGTCCGTGgaagcgagcagagggagggctTCTTCCCTTTCCAGGAGGGATCAGACACCAAG GTTTCCttcacgtttgagaacgacaagatcaTCATACAATTACCTTCTGGAAATCCTCTCTCATTTCCAATCCGCTTTCCCATAACGGATATCACATTCGTATCTGTGGTAGAACTCGAGACCAAGTCCATCACACTGAAATGA